The proteins below come from a single Corallococcus macrosporus genomic window:
- a CDS encoding quinone-dependent dihydroorotate dehydrogenase has translation MYGLTRALLFSLAPEPAHRLGMTGLAALGKWNARCRAMREHTLRRAPMDLSVELAGLKFAHPVALAAGLDKDAEAVDGLFACGFSAVEIGTVTPKPQPGNPKPRLFRLPEHRAVINRMGFNNHGAATAAERLKGRTWKPGPLGVNIGKNKDTPLERAVDDYVACVDALAPLGDYVVVNASSPNTPGLRKLQEPEQLSALLLAVRERMEAVAPGTPLFLKIAPDLTPEAVDEVVDVAMERGLSGLIATNTTLTRPFEHEHAKEAGGLSGAPVRELANAVIRRAYQRSRGALPLIGVGGVFTAQDVYEKLRAGATVVQVYTGFIYEGPGMVDRILPELGALLTRDGFASVRDVIGVDAHTGTPAVPA, from the coding sequence ATGTACGGCCTGACTCGCGCATTGCTGTTCAGCCTGGCCCCGGAGCCCGCGCACCGGCTGGGCATGACGGGGCTCGCGGCCCTGGGGAAGTGGAACGCCCGCTGCCGCGCCATGCGCGAGCACACGCTGCGCCGCGCTCCCATGGACCTGTCCGTGGAGCTGGCGGGGCTGAAGTTCGCCCACCCGGTGGCGCTCGCCGCCGGGCTGGACAAGGACGCGGAGGCCGTGGACGGGCTGTTCGCCTGCGGCTTCTCCGCGGTGGAGATTGGCACCGTCACGCCGAAGCCCCAGCCCGGCAACCCGAAGCCGCGCCTGTTCCGGCTGCCGGAGCACCGCGCGGTCATCAACCGCATGGGCTTCAACAACCACGGCGCGGCCACCGCGGCGGAGCGCCTCAAGGGCCGCACGTGGAAGCCCGGCCCGCTGGGCGTGAACATCGGCAAGAACAAGGACACGCCGCTGGAGCGCGCGGTGGATGACTACGTGGCGTGCGTGGACGCGCTCGCGCCGCTGGGGGACTACGTCGTCGTCAACGCGTCGTCGCCCAACACGCCGGGCCTGCGCAAGCTCCAGGAGCCGGAGCAGCTCTCCGCGCTGCTGCTCGCGGTGCGCGAGCGCATGGAGGCCGTGGCTCCGGGCACGCCGCTGTTCCTGAAGATCGCCCCGGACCTTACGCCCGAGGCCGTGGATGAAGTGGTGGACGTGGCCATGGAGCGCGGCCTGTCCGGGCTCATCGCCACCAACACCACCCTCACCCGCCCCTTCGAGCACGAGCACGCGAAGGAGGCCGGCGGCCTGTCCGGCGCCCCCGTGCGGGAGCTGGCCAACGCCGTCATCCGCCGCGCCTATCAGCGCAGCCGGGGCGCCCTGCCCCTCATCGGCGTGGGCGGCGTGTTCACCGCGCAGGACGTCTACGAGAAGCTGCGCGCGGGCGCCACCGTGGTGCAGGTGTACACGGGCTTCATCTACGAGGGCCCGGGCATGGTGGACCGCATCCTCCCGGAGCTGGGCGCGCTGCTCACCCGGGACGGCTTCGCATCCGTGCGGGACGTGATTGGCGTGGATGCCCACACGGGCACGCCCGCCGTCCCCGCGTAG